In one window of Gadus chalcogrammus isolate NIFS_2021 chromosome 12, NIFS_Gcha_1.0, whole genome shotgun sequence DNA:
- the gpr52 gene encoding G-protein coupled receptor 52, which translates to MNYSRLSTDPASAANGSLVDGLPGQAFIFSCPLGLGQNEPLEACVLETVVIVLMTVLIIAGNLTVIFVFHCAPLLHHYTTSYFIQTMAYADLLVGLSCLVPTLSLLHYPASVQEPLACQAFSYVISVLKSVSMVCLACISVDRYLAITKPLSYNQLVTPCRLRCCIALIWLYSSLIFLPSFFGWGKPGYHGDIFEWCARSWPTSALFTGFVVCLLYAPAALVVCFTYYHIFRICQQHNREISERRARFPSQEMEAVEGGGSGGSQGGHVPDRSYAMVLFRITSVFYMLWLPYIIYFLLESSHVLDSPALSFITTWLAISNSFCNCVIYSLSNSVFRLGMRSLSQTICSFSHCSADDRDFRQPKPRKRSNSCSI; encoded by the coding sequence ATGAATTACTCCAGACTGAGCACGGACCCGGCGTCTGCTGCTAACGGAAGCCTGGTAGACGGGCTCCCAGGCCAGGCTTTCATCTTCTCCTGCCCCCTGGGCTTGGGCCAAAACGAGCCACTGGAGGCCTGTGTCCTGGAGACGGTGGTCATTGTCCTGATGACGGTGCTCATCATCGCCGGAAACCTGACGGTCATCTTTGTGTTCCACTGTGCCCCGCTGCtacaccactacaccaccagcTACTTCATCCAGACCATGGCCTACGCCGACCTGCTGGTGGGGCTGAGCTGTCTGGTGCCCACACTGTCCCTGCTCCACTACCCTGCCAGCGTCCAGGAGCCCCTCGCCTGCCAGGCCTTCAGCTACGTCATCTCTGTCCTCAAGAGCGTGTCTATGGTCTGCCTGGCCTGCATCAGCGTGGACCGCTACCTTGCCATCACCAAGCCACTGTCCTACAACCAGCTGGTGACTCCTTGCCGCTTGCGCTGCTGCATCGCCCTCATCTGGCTCTATTCCAGCCTGATCTTCCTGCCCTCCTTCTTTGGCTGGGGCAAGCCCGGCTACCACGGCGACATCTTTGAGTGGTGTGCCCGCTCATGGCCCACCTCGGCCCTCTTCACGGGCTTCGTGGTGTGCCTGTTGTACGCGCCGGCTGCCCTCGTGGTCTGCTTCACCTACTACCACATCTTCCGCATCTGCCAGCAGCACAACCGAGAGATCAGCGAGCGCCGGGCCAGGTTCCCCAGCCAGGAGATGGAGGCCGTAGAGGGGGGAGGCAGTGGGGGGAGCCAGGGGGGGCACGTGCCCGACCGGAGCTACGCCATGGTCCTCTTCCGTATCACCAGCGTCTTCTACATGCTATGGCTGCCCTACATCATCTACTTCCTGCTGGAGAGCTCCCATGTGCTGGACAGCCCCGCCCTCTCCTTCATCACAACTTGGCTGGCCATTAGCAATAGCTTCTGCAACTGCGTTATCTACAGCTTGTCCAATAGCGTGTTCCGCCTGGGCATGCGCAGCCTGTCGCAGACCATTTGTTCCTTTAGCCACTGCTCAGCGGACGACCGGGACTTTAGACAGCCCAAGCCCAGGAAGAGATCCAACTCCTGCTCCATTTGA